A window of the Hemitrygon akajei chromosome 22, sHemAka1.3, whole genome shotgun sequence genome harbors these coding sequences:
- the psmd12 gene encoding 26S proteasome non-ATPase regulatory subunit 12 yields MADATERADGKIVKMEMDYSSTVDQQLPECEKMAQDGRLQEAIDNLLSLEKQTRTASDMASTSRILVAIVKMCYDAKDWDTLNENIVLLSKRRSQLKQAVTKMVQECCTYVSQITDLPIKLRLIDTLRTITAGKIYVEIERARLTKHLATIKEEAGEPKEAAAILQELQVETYGSMEKKEKVEFILEQMRLCLAIKDYIRTQIISKKINTKFFQGENTEDLKLKYYNLMIQVDQHEGSYLSICKHYRAIYDTPCIEADSTKWQQALKSVVLYVILAPYDNEQSDLVHRISLDKRLEEIPKYRDLLKLFTTMELMRWSSLEEDYGKELREELSENACTDVFSNTEEGNKRWKDLKNRVVEHNIRIMAKYYTRITMKRMAELLDLSIDESEEFLSNLVVNKTIFAKVDRLAGIINFQRPKDPNDILNDWSHKLNSLMALVNKTTHLIAKEEMIHNLQ; encoded by the exons ATGGCAGACGCAACTGAGCGAGCCGATGGCAAGATTGTAAAAATGGAGATGGATTATAGTTCTACGGTGGATCAGCAACTCCCTGAATGCGAGAAAATGGCCCAA GATGGAAGACTGCAGGAAGCTATTGATAATCTTCTGTCATTGGAAAAGCAGACTCGAACA GCCTCTGATATGGCTTCCACATCAAGAATCCTTGTTGCAATAGTAAAAATGTGTTATGATGCAAAAGACTGGGACACACTCAATGAAAATATCGTACTGTTGTCTAAAAGGAGAAGTCAGTTAAAACAG GCAGTAACAAAAATGGTTCAGGAGTGCTGCACATACGTCAGTCAGATTACTGACTTGCCAATCAAATTGAGACTAATTGACACTTTGCGTACTATCACAGCTGGAAAG ATTTATGTAGAAATTGAGCGTGCTCGGTTAACCAAACACTTGGCCACGATAAAGGAGGAAGCTGGAGAACCAAAAGAAGCTGCTGCCATTTTGCAAGAACTTCAG GTTGAAACATACGGTTCAATGGAGAAGAAGGAGAAGGTTGAGTTTATCTTGGAGCAAATGAGACTCTGCTTAGCTATAAAGGATTACATTCGAACCCAGATCATCAGCAAAAAAATAAACACTAAGTTCTTCCAgggggaaaatactgag GACTTGAAATTAAAATACTACAACCTAATGATTCAAGTTGACCAGCATGAAGGATCCTATTTATCCATATGCAAACACTATCGTGCCATCTATGATACACCTTGTATTGAAGCTGATAGTACAAAATGGCAACAG GCTCTGAAGAGTGTAGTTCTGTACGTTATCCTGGCTCCTTAtgacaatgaacagtctgatctcgTCCACAGAATCAGCCTTGACAAAAGGCTTGAAGAGATTCCAAAGTACAG GGACCTGCTGAAACTCTTCACCACAATGGAACTAATGCGCTGGAGCTCACTGGAGGAGGATTATGGGAAGGAATTGAGGGAAGAATTATCTGAGAATGCTTGCACAGATGTATTTTCTAACACAGAAGAAGGAAACAAAAGATGGAAAGATCTTAAGAACCGAGTAGTGGAACAT AATATTCGAATAATGGCAAAATATTACACACGCATCACAATGAAACGAATGGCAGAACTTCTCGATCTTTCTATTGAT gaatctgaagagttCCTTTCCAATCTCGTGGTAAACAAGACCATCTTTGCAAAAGTTGACAGGCTTGCAGGAATTATTAATTTCCAGAGACCCAAGGATCCCAATGACATTCTCAACGACTGGTCACACAAGCTGAACTCTCTGATGGCACTTGTGAACAAAACCACACACCTCATAGCTAAGGAGGAGATGATCCACAACCTGCAGTAA